In Zingiber officinale cultivar Zhangliang chromosome 3B, Zo_v1.1, whole genome shotgun sequence, a single window of DNA contains:
- the LOC122055651 gene encoding crooked neck-like protein 1 — MASESDPSLGFLTKRDTEVKLPRSTRVKNKTPASIQITAEQILREARERQEPEIRPPKQKITDSHELADYRLRKRKEFEDLIRRARWNTGAWVKYAAWEESQGDFARARSVWERVLDVDYRNPTLWLKYAELEMRHRFINHARNVWDRAVGLLPRVDQLWYKYIHMEEMLGNVAGARQIFERWMDWQPDTKGWLSYIKFELRYNEVDRARSIYERFVFCHPRPSSFIKYAKFEAKRGEIARTRAVYERAIELLSEDEDAELLFVAFAEFEEWCKETERARCIYKFALDHVPKGRAEDLYKRYLAFEKQYGDKDGIEDAIISKRRFQYEEEVRKNPLNYDSWFDYIRLEENGGNKDMVREVYERAIANVPPAEEKRYWQRYIYLWINYALYEELDAQDMDRTREVYRECLKLIPHKKFSFAKIWLMAAQFEIRQRNIKSARQILGNAIGMAPKDKIFKKYIEIELQLGNVSRCRILYEKYLEWAPANCYAWCKYAEFERTLNETERARALFELAIAQPALDMPELLWKAYIDFEIAEGEFERTRQLYDRLLDRTKHLKVWISYAKFEASAGIEDEDMDKEKNDDNEEQHRERIKRCRVVFERAFDYFRTGAPELKEERAMLLEEWLNLESSFGNLGDISVVQSKLPRKVKRKRPISSEDGTPAAFEEYIDYIFPDDVALAPNMKLLEAAYKWKKQKIDADED; from the exons ATGGCGTCGGAGTCTGACCCTAGCCTGGGTTTCCTGACGAAACGCGATACGGAGGTGAAACTACCGCGGTCTACTCGGGTGAAGAACAAGACACCAGCGTCCATACAGATCACCGCCGAGCAGATCCTGCGCGAGGCTCGCGAGCGGCAGGAGCCTGAGATCAGGCCGCCAAAGCAGAAAATTACTGACTCCCACGAGCTAGCGGACTACCGGCTCCGAAAGCGTAAGGAGTTCGAGGATCTCATACGGCGCGCTCGCTGGAATACTGGCGCCTGGGTAAAGTATGCCGCCTGGGAGGAATCTCAGGGGGACTTCGCTCGCGCTCGATCCGTCTGGGAGCGCGTCCTCGACGTCGACTATCGCAACCCTACCCTGTGGCTCAAATATGCAGAGCTTGAGATGCGGCATCGCTTTATTAATCACGCTCGTAACGTATGGGACCGCGCCGTCGGCCTCCTTCCCCGCGTCGACCAACTTTGGTACAAGTACATACACATGGAAGAGATGCTCGGCAATGTCGCAGGGGCTCGCCAGATTTTTGAACGTTGGATGGACTGGCAGCCCGACACTAAGGGCTGGCTTTCCTACATCAAGTTTGAGCTTCGCTACAATGAGGTCGATCGTGCACGTTCAATCTACGAACGGTTTGTTTTTTGCCACCCTCGTCCTTCCTCTTTCATTAAGTATGCCAAGTTCGAGGCCAAGCGCGGTGAAATTGCTCGCACCCGTGCGGTGTATGAGCGCGCCATTGAACTTCTCTCTGAGGACGAGGACGCGGAGCTGCTTTTTGTTGCCTTTGCAGAGTTCGAGGAATGGTGCAAGGAGACTGAACGAGCTCGCTGCATATACAAGTTCGCCTTAGACCACGTCCCCAAAGGGAGGGCCGAAGATCTGTATAAGAGATATTTGGCATTTGAGAAGCAATATGGGGACAAAGATGGTATTGAAGATGCGATTATCAGCAAAAGAAGATTTCAGTATGAGGAGGAAGTGAGGAAGAACCCTTTAAACTATGACTCCTGGTTTGATTACATAAGGCTGGAGGAGAATGGTGGAAACAAGGATATGGTGAGGGAGGTGTATGAAAGAGCAATAGCCAATGTGCCTCCAGCAGAGGAGAAGCGGTATTGGCAAAGATATATCTACTTGTG GATAAATTACGCATTATATGAAGAACTGGATGCGCAAGACATGGATAGAACGAGGGAGGTTTACAG GGAATGTTTAAAGTTAATTCCTCACAAGAAATTTTCTTTTGCAAAGATTTGGCTTATGGCAGCCCAATTTGAGATAAGACAAAGGAACATAAAGTCTGCACGACAAATCTTGGGAAATGCCATTGGAATGGCCCCAAAGGATAAG ATATTTAAGAAGTACATCGAAATTGAACTCCAACTAGGCAATGTAAGTCGCTGCAGAATTCTGTATGAAAAGTATCTGGAATGGGCCCCTGCAAACTGCTACGCATGGTGTAAGTATGCTGAGTTTGAGAGGACATTGAATGAAACAGAGCGTGCTCGAGCATTGTTTGAGCTTGCAATTGCTCAACCTGCATTGGACATGCCAGAGTTGCTCTGGAAG GCATATATTGACTTCGAGATAGCAGAAGGAGAATTTGAGAGAACAAGACAACTTTACGATAGACTACTCGATCGGACCAAACATTTGAAGGTCTGGATTAGTTATGCTAAGTTTGAGGCTTCTGCTGGCATAGAAGATGAAGATATGGACAAGGAGAAGAATGATGATAATGAAGAGCAACACAGGGAGAGGATCAAACGATGCAGAG TGGTTTTCGAGAGGGCATTTGACTACTTCAGAACGGGTGCGCCAGAGTTGAAGGAGGAAAGAGCAATGCTTTTGGAGGAGTGGTTGAACTTGGAGAGCAGTTTTGGTAATCTCGGGGACATTAGCGTAGTACAGAGTAAACTGCCAAGGAAGGTGAAAAGGAAGAGACCTATTTCATCAGAAGATGGAACTCCTGCTGC GTTTGAGGAGTACATTGATTACATCTTCCCCGACGACGTAGCTTTAGCGCCTAACATGAAGCTACTAGAAGCAGCTTACAAATGGAAAAAGCAGAAAATTGACGCAGATGAAGATTGA